TTTGTTGTTGCGCCAATGGCGCGGGGAAATGCGGGAAAGACATGGACAAGATCACGATCCGGGGTGCCAGAACCCATAACTTGAAGAATGTGAATCTGACCATCCCTCGCAACAGGCTGGTGGTCATCACCGGCCTGTCAGGGTCCGGTAAATCATCACTGGCATTTGACACACTGTACGCGGAAGGTCAGCGGCGTTATGTCGAATCACTGTCGACCTACGCGCGTCAGTTCCTGTCGATGATGGATAAACCCGACATCGACCACATCGAAGGGCTCTCCCCCGCCATTTCCATCGAACAGAAATCAACCTCCCACAACCCGCGCTCCACTGTCGGCACCATCACCGAAATTTACGACTACTTGCGCCTGCTGTTTGCCCGTGCCGGGGAGCCTTTCTGCCCCACCCATCACAAGAAACTGCAGGCACAGACCGTCAGTCAGATGGTCGACCAGATTCTGGCGTTGCCAGAGGGCAGCAAAATCATGATCCTGGCGCCAGTGGTGCGTGATCGCAAAGGCGAGCATCTTCACGTGTTCAAGGAGCTGCTCGGCGGCGGTTTTATCCGCGCACGCGTGGATGGTACGGTTACTGAACTGGACTACCCTCCGACACTGGAGAAGAACAAGAAACACAGGATTGATGCCGTTATCGACCGCCTCAAGGTGCGTGCGGATATTCAGACGCGGCTGGCAGAAAGCCTGGAGACCGCACTGCAACTGACCGATGGCCTGGTCAGCATAGCGTTCATGGATGAGGACGCAGCACAGGACGAGCTGACCTTTTCCTCTCGCTTTGCCTGCCCGGTGTGCGGCCACAGCATCACCGAGCTGGAACCGCGCATGTTCTCCTTCAACAACCCCGCCGGTGCCTGCAACAGCTGCGATGGACTGGGGGTAAAACAGTTCTTTGATGCCCAACGCATCATGACTGATACCTCGCTGTCGCTGGCCGAAGGCGCCATTCGCGGCTGGGACAGACGCAATTTTTACTACTTCCAGATGCTCAACTCGCTGGCGGCACATTACGGGTTTGCAGTAGACACCCCGTTTGAAGAGTTGAGCAAGCGCCAGCAGACTATTGTCCTGCACGGCAGCGATGGCGAAGACATCGATTTCCGTTTCATGAACGACCGCGGCGACAGCACGGTCCGACGCCATGCCTTTGAAGGCATTCTGCCCAATATGGAACGACGCTACCGCGAAACCGAATCACAGACGGTACGCGACGACCTGGCGAAATACCTCAGTTCACACGCCTGCCCCGATTGCGAAGGCACCCGGCTGTGCAGTGATGCCCGTCATGTCTATATCGAAGGCACCACGCTGCCTGACATCACTTGCATGACCATTGTGCAGGCGTTTGACTATTTCCATGATCTTGAATTGCAGGGTTCGCGCGCAGCCATTGCTGACAAAATCCTGCGTGAACTGGAACAGCGCCTGCAGTTTCTGATTGATGTTGGGTTGAACTATCTTACGCTGAGCCGCAGCGCCGACACCCTTTCCGGTGGAGAGGCGCAGCGGATTCGGCTGGCCAGTCAGATTGGTGCCGGCCTGGTTGGGGTCATGTATATTCTGGATGAACCCTCCATTGGCCTGCATCAACGCGACAATGATCGCCTGCTGTCGACGCTGTTTCATTTGCGCGACATTGGCAATACCGTGATTGTGGTTGAGCATGATGAGGACGCCATCCGCAGCGCCGATCACGTCATTGATATTGGTCCCGGTGCGGGTGTGCACGGTGGCCGGATTGTGGCACAAGGCCAGGTCGTCGATATTGTCGCCGCCGAAAATTCACTGACAGGCCAGTATCTGTCAGGCAAGCGCCGCATCGAAATACCGACTGAGCGAAATAAACCTGACGGCAAAAAAATGCTGACCCTGACAGATGCCAGCGGCAACAACTTACAGAACGTAACTTTAAAAATACCACTGGGCCTGTTCACCTGCATCACCGGGGTTTCCGGGTCCGGCAAGTCGACATTGATCAACAACACGCTGTATCCGGTGGCGGCGACCCGGCTTAATGGTGCCACCACACTGGAAGCGGCGCCGCACGCAAGTATCGAAGGCCTGGAGCTGATGGACAAGGTTGTCGACATCGACCAGAGTCCGATTGGGCGAACACCCCGATCCAACCCGGCTACCTATACCGGCATTTTCACGCCGGTGCGAGAGCTGTTTGCTGGCACTCAGGAAGCCCGGACCCGGGGCTACAATCCGGGCCGTTTCAGTTTCAATGTCAAGGGCGGTCGATGCGAAGCCTGTCAGGGTGACGGCATGGTCAAAGTAGAAATGCACTTCCTGCCCGATGTCTACGTGTCCTGCGACATCTGTCACGGCAAACGTTACAACCGCGAAACCCTGGAAGTGAAATATAAAGGCAAGAACATCAGTGAAGTGCTGGGCATGACCATTGAAGACGCCCGGGAATTCTTTGACCCGGTGCCCGCGATTGCCCGCAAACTGCAGACGTTGATGGATGTGGGGCTATCCTACATCTGCCTGGGCCAGGCTGCGACAACACTGTCAGGCGGCGAAGCCCAACGTGTAAAACTGGCCAAGGAATTGTCCAAGCGCGATACCGGCCAGACGCTGTACATTCTGGACGAGCCCACCACCGGCCTGCATTTTGAGGATATACGTCAGCTACTGGCCGTGCTGCACAAGCTGCGCGACCAGGGCAACACCATTGTGGTCATTGAACACAATCTGGACGTCATCAAGACTGCTGACTGGATTGTCGATCTTGGGCCCGAGGGAGGCAACGGTGGCGGCCAGATAGTCGCCGAGGGCACGCCGGAAGACGTGGCGCGCTCAACAGCATCCCATACCGGACACTACCTCGCGCGCCTGTTCTCTCAGTTTGCCACCGACGCCGCCAGTTCCAGCAGGTAAGCGCGAATGCCTTCGGCCTCTGCCGGCCCAATGTCAGCAGCAAACCCTGGCATACCGCGGTCTACCAGACTGCCTTCGAGTACGATGCTGGCGAAGCCTGCTTCGGTCAACAACATTGGAGTATAGCGCAGATCAGGAATCGGGCCCGATGTCATGCCAAACGGGCCATGACACACAGAACAGTAGGCGTTATACATGATAGCGCCATAATCGGCATCGCCTTCACTACTGGCAGCGGACACGTCCAGTGGTTCGAGCGGCGTAATCGCTACTGTCGGGCTTTGCATGTCAGCACCCAACTTGAATGCCATCAAGCGACCATTTCGCTCACGTGGATAATTGCCTGACAGACGCCCCATGGTCAACGGTATGGCACCGCCCTGACCCGCCAGTGCAAGCACGTACTGTTCCCCGTCCAGCTCATAGGTGACCGGTCCGCCCAGGATGGCATCCCCGACTTCATGCGACCACAGATGTTCACCGGTATCGGTGGTATATGCGTGGAAAAAGCCATCTGCCGAGCCCTGGAATACCAGACCGCCACCGGTTGATAACAACCCACTGTTGCCATACACCGGATAATTCACGCGCCACACCTCACGCTGCTCCACAGGGTCCCATGCCAGCAGGGCCGACGGTGACATCTGCAGTACCCGTTCGGCTTCTTCAGGATTGACTGGTTCGCCTGGTGCCGCATCCTGCCCAAGATTCCAACCAACTGACTGTTCAACAAATTCGGCCGGATTGGAGTAAACATATGAGGTGTTCTGGGTCGGGATGTAAACCAGGCCGGTGTCGGCGTCGAAAGACATCGGGTACCAGTTGTGACCACCCAGCGGGCCGGGAATAACAACCGCCGGGTCGCGCTGATAACGTACCACTTCGGCTTCGATGGGACGGCCGGTGACGGCATCCAGGCCGCTGGCCCAGTTGATTTCAACGTAGTTCTCACCGGAGATGAACTCGCCGGTGGCGCGATCAATCACATAAAAGAAACCATTTTTGGGAGCCTGCATGATGACTTCGCGCATCTGACCGTCTATCTCCAGGTCAGCCAGAATCATGTGCTGGGTTGCCGTGTAATCCCAGGATTCGGCTGGCGTGGTCTGAAAATGCCAGACGTACTCACCGGTATCAGGGCGCAACGCCACGATTGACGACAGGAACAGGTTATCACCCTGACCGTCGGAGCGGATTTCATGGTTCCACGGGCTGCCGTTACCGACACCAATGTAGAGCAGGTCCAGCTCCGGGTCATAGGCCATGGAATCCCAGGCCGTGCCGCCGCCACCAATCTGCCACCATTCACCAGCCCAGGTTTCCGCAGCCATGGCCATGGCATCATTCTCAAAACCGTCTGCGGGGTTACCTGGCACGGTATAAAAACGCCAAACCTGATCCCCGGTTTCAGCATCATAAGCCGAAACATAACCGCGCACGCCCAGCTCGCCGCCACCATTGCCGATGATGACCTTGCCATCAACAATGCGCGGAGCGCCGGTAATGGTGTAACGCTGTTCCGGGTCTGCAGTGACGGTTGACCAGGCAACATCACCGGTTTCCCGGTCCAGGGCGATCAGGCGGCCATCAAGCGCACCGAAATAGACGTTGTCACCCCAGGCTGCCATGCCCCGGTTGACCACGTCACAACAGGCATTAACCGCGTACTCGCGAGGCACTTCCGGGTCGTAGCGCCACAGTTCTTCGCCGGTGCGTGCATCCAGAGCAAACGCCTTGCTCCAGGCCGACGTCAGGTAAATTACGCCGTCAATAACAAGAGGCGTTGCCTCCTGGCCACGGTCGGTATCCAGTTCAAAATCCCAGGCCATACCCAGGTCTGTTACCGTGTCGCGATTGATCTGTGATAACGGACTGTTGCGATCTTCTGCGTAAGTGCGACCATGCGTCAGCCAATCACTGTTGTTACCGGCAGCGTTGACGACACGGGCGCGATCAACCGGCTGAAACGTGCGACTGGCCTCACTGCCGGCTGTCATCTCCCGGTCTGTCATGGTGGGAGAAGACACAGCGGCGTCCTGCTCTCCCGAACAGGCGGCCAGCAAACCAGCAGCAATCAGGCCAAACAAGGCACGGTTAACAAAAAAGCGGCGGGCGGGCGTGTGAACCCGGGTCTTAATACGCATAAACTTTATTCCTGTTATTCTGTTTGTTATGGCATGGTCTGTCACCGACATGAGCATAAACAGCCACAGACCCCAGCGCAAGCACGGAAGAGCACCCGTTCGGTCAGCGTGGTTTACTGCTTTATTGTGCCACGGCCTCAACACGCACTGTCAGCGTCACCTCGGTCTCACCCGCTTCCGCACTCGGTGGCGTCATTTCCCTGCTGCCGGTATCCGCCATCGCACGCATCATTCTCGGTTGAGAAGCGCCGGACGACGTATCCACCTCCAGTACCGCTATGTCGACACGCGACTTGCCGAGAGCAGCTGCGGCGCGCTCCGCTTTCTCTGTCGCACGGACGATGGCGGCCTCCATCAGTGAGTCCCTGACCTCATCGGCACGCTCTGTGCTCAACTGGTAAGACACCTGATTCATGACAAAGCCCATGGCCTGCAGTTCGCCGGCCAGTGCCAGTAACGCCTGCGCGTCCCTGCTTTCCAGCGTCAGGCTCTGTGATCCGCGCCACAGCGTTTGCGCCCGCCCACCTTCCGGTTGCCGCTCGTATTGATAAACATTGTAGTAGCCTGTGCTCTGACTGACCGTATCGACACCACGGGCCTGTTCCAGCGCCTCTGCCATGTCGGTATTGATACGATTCTGGACCACCGTCGCATCAGCATCTTCAACCTCGATCCGTAAACTGGCGATAACAAGATCCTGTTCCACACTGACGCGTTCAGTTACCGACAGTGTGACCAGGGTCTGCCCCGCTGGCAGAAGTGACTGCTGTGCATAGACGGATGAAGAGACCGATAGAGAGACCAGCGCCATGACGCTGACAAGCAGGACAACAAAAATTCTGACAACCGGTGAAAATTTCTCATTTGTCATTTGTGATTACCCCTGAAGCTGGATTAGAGTGACCCTATGAGCATACCAGAACCCAGCATAAGTTATGTCAACGAGAGCGCAATTCTATTGAGCTTTGGCGCCCCCGGACAAGCCGGCGAGGCAGCGCAGCCGGACCAGTCCCTGCAGATTCGAATCTGTCAGCTGGCCCAGGCGCTGCGCGGTGCTCCGGGAAGTGCTCAAATGCTGCTGGAAGTCGTCCCGGGCCCAGGCAATCTGCTGCTGGTCATGCAACGCGAGGTGATCGCCGAGCAGGTGCTGCAGCAGGCGGAAGCGTTATGGCTGGACCTTGAGCAGACCCGGGAAACACCTGCCCTGATTGAAATTCCGGTCTGTTATGGCGGCAAAGGCGGACCCGATCTACCACAACTGTCACGTCATACAGGCCTGGACGTGAACGACATCATTGACCGCCACTGCGCCCCCGAATACCTGGTTCAGTGTCTGGGTTTCATGGCGGGTTTCGCCTATCTTGGCGGACTGGACCCGAGTCTTGCCATTGCCCGCAAGAAAACGCCAGCGGCCCGTATCCCCGCGGGCTCTGTTGCCATTGGCGGGCTTTATACAGGTATTTACCCCTCTGCCACGCCGGGTGGCTGGCACATCATAGGCCAGACCCGAAGCCGGCTGTTTGACCCGCTGGCAAGCCCTCCATGCCTGCTCAGACCCGGAGACCGACTTCGCTTTGTTGCCGTGGAGACACTGTCATGATGGAAGTATTGCGGGCATCACCGCTACTGACGGTGCAGGATACCGGTCGACCCGGGCTGCGCCACCTGGGCGTGCCACTGACAGGCATGATGGATACGCCGGCGCTGATGGCAGCCAATCTGTTGCTGGGCAACTCAGCTGACGCGGCCGGGCTCGAAGTGAGTTTTGGCCCGACCTGGCTCAAAGCCCATCAGGACATCCAGATCGTGCTGATGGGGGCAGACATGCGGGCGCGCCTGATGACGCCGGATGGCAAGCATGAGGTTGTCAAATACCTTACCCCCGGTTTCATTCACGATATCCCTGCCAGCCACCGCATCCATTGCCAGGCAGCAGCCGAGCCGGGCCAGCGTAGCTGTCTTGCTGTCGCCGGTGGCATCGACGTGCCATTGGTCATGGGCTCGCGCAGCACAGATCTGAACAACGGTTTCGGTGGTTATCAGGGCCGGACCCTGCGCGCTGGCGACATGTTACCGGTCGCTGCTTCGGCACGACAATCCAGCCAGGGTGCCAAGTCGCATGGTATCAGGCAGGCTGAAGCCAGCATGACGTTGCGGACTGTACCGGGTCCGGAGTACGATGCGTTTACCGATCGCAGCCAGTCTGCGTTCTGGCACACCGAGTGGCAAGTGACGCCTCTTAGTAATCGCATGGGCCTGCGGCTGAATGGCGAGAGCCTGAAGCTGCAACAGAATATAGACCGACATTCAAGCGGCGTGTTGCCTGGTGCGATTCAGGTGCCGCCTGATGGACAGCCCATCATTCTGGGCAACGACGGCCAGACCACAGGCGGTTATCCGCAGTTGGGCAGCGTGATCGCGGCCGATCTCTGGCAGCTGGCCTACCTGTCTCCCGGCACGGTTATCAACTTCATGCAGATTAGCATTGACGAAGCGCTGGCACTGGCGGCGACACAGTCACTGAAACTGAAACAACTGGAACTATGGCTTGGCTGGAGACAGCCTTGAGCGTCTTTTGCGGAGACAGCCTTGAGCGTCTTTTGCGGAGAAAGCCTTGAGCGTCGTTTGCGGGCACAGCCTTGAGCGTCGTTGGCGGGCACAGCCTTGAGCGTAGTTTACGGAGTCAGCCTTGAGCATAGTTTACGAAGACAGTCTTGAGCGTCGTTTGCCGGAAGCGGGCCTTCAATGACATCTGAAATGCAGATTGACCTGAATGCCGACCTTGGCGAAGGCGGCGACTTTGACCAGGAGCTGCTGACGCTGGTCTCATCAGCCAATATCAGCTGCGGCGCCCATGCTGGCAGCGCTACCGACATCCGTGCCGCCTTGCTGACCGCAAAGCAGTACGGCGTGCGCATCGGCGCCCACCCCTCCTATCCGGATCGCAACAACATGGGCCGCAAGGTCATGGCCATGACGGCAAAACAATTACAACTGTCATTGCTGGAGCAATTAACGTCGCTACAGAACCTGGCCAGTGAAGTCTCGGTCGCCATCCGTTTTGTTAAACCCCACGGCGCGCTCTACAACCAGGCCGCCCGGGACCTGACCCTGGCCAGACAGATCGCTGACATCATTCGATCATTCGATGATTCGTTAACACTTGTCGGGCTGGCCGGCAGCCAATTGCTAGACGCCGGTCGAGAGGCCGGACTGGACGTCTGCGCCGAGGCTTTTGTTGATCGCGCCTACCAGGCTGACGGTAACCTGGTGCCACGCGCGCAAACGGGCGCCGTCATCGAAGATACCGAACAGGCCATGCAACAGGCGTTGAGCATCATCACCGGGCAACGCGTGATGGCCAACGATGGTTCTCAGATCACGATTTCTGCTGATACGCTCTGCATCCACGGTGACACGCCGCAAGCGTTGAAGTTTGCCAGAACGCTGCACAACCGCCTGAACGAAGCCGGCATTCAAATCCGCGCCTGCCTTTAAAACGTTCAACCATGACCTCTGACTCAGGGCTGGCTGCGCACTTCCAGCGTATAGAGCCCCCCGCCCTGCGGCTCGGCGATGATGTCCAGCAGTTCAACAACTGAATCCGGTGCTTGTGACTGCAGGGCCAATTGCGCCCGGGTATGAAAGCTGCCGTTGAGAGATACTGTCGAACGCATGGCAACATGTAAGGGAGTATCCGTCTGTTGCGCCAGCAGATCACCATTGTCCAGCTCCACCGTCAGACTGTTGTCACTTTCGCGACCAACAGTGAATGGCAGCGTTTGCAGGGACAGATTGAGCTCGTCAGACAGAATTCTGGCATCACTCCAGAGACCTCGTCCGCTTAACGCCTGCAACTTTCCGCCCTGCCATGTCAGGTTTGTCAGTTGACCGGAAATATCGCCACCCAGTGTCACGTCGGCAGAGCGCAGAAAGATCCCCGCTGGCAGATCAAAGCTCAGGTCACGCAAGCCGACCTCGCCTGCCACAGACAGGCAGGCAACGCCCGCCACGGTCGCTGGCTGTTCTGGCGAGCGCCTGGATGACACGCCGCTACCGTCAAAGCCGAGTTCGACGCAGGGAGACAGCTGCAGCACTGACAGCGGCCTGATCCGCCATGTCAGCCGACCGTGCAGCAGAGCCTGACCGGCCGGTGCCAATGTCGCCTGTGTCGCCGCGCCGGACCAGAGCGAACCGGACAGCCCCTGCAGCACCAGCGGGCTGTTCACGGGCAGGAATCTGATTACCAGCGTGGCAGGCGCCAACACAACGATCCAGACCAGAGTGAGCACCAATACCAGCAGAGTCATCCTGGTTTTTTTCCACCTGACCATGGCTCAGCGTCCGCGCAGTCGCAGGCTGACGCTGACATTGCCCGGTGTCGTGACCGGAGACAACGTCAGTGAGTCAATGCTCATCGAGCCGCTGCTTTCAATGCCATTCAGCCAGGTCAGTACAGACGCCATGCCGACGTCATTGAGTCGCACCGCGACCGATGAATTATCCGCTGCCGGCTCCAGCGAGGCGATGCGCAGCCCCAGCGCTGACGCCGACTCATCCAGGGATTGCGCCAGATTGCCAGTACCGCTGGTTTGCGAGCCTGCCGCTGCACGCGCAGCGGCAAGTTCCTGCGACAGCGATCGCACTGCGAGCAGCGACTGTTCAGCATTGCTCACACGTTGCGCCGACAATGTCCTTGCCTGCAACATGGGTTGCCATGCCAGCTGCCAGACCAGAACCATCAGCACCACGGCGAGCCCGGCAAGCAGTATCAGTTGTTCTCTGGGAGTTTTCTGCAGCAACCAGCTCTTAATCCTCATTGCTGCTGCCCCTCATCGCTATAGTCCCTCATGGTACCGTCTCCGTAATCATCAGGCTGGCCTGCTGCCGGCTCCCTGACTGAGTCATGTTCTGGGCGCGGGCCTGCAGGCCCGCGTTATTGAGCTGTTCACTGAATTGCAGGATATCGGTGTTGCTGGCGGCCTCCAGACTGAGTTGCAGCTCACCCAGACCGGTCGCCGAGCTGCTGCCGTTATAACTCAGTCGGTTTATACTGATCTGCGAACTCCGCACCAGTTGTGGTGTCAGTTGGTCAAGCAGACCCAACACACTGCCGCCGCTGGCGTCGCCGCGCAACTGCCGCAACTGTGAGCTCAACTGCTGTTCGGCATCCACCAGCACGCCTGCCGGCACGACCTCACGATAGGCCGACTCGATGTCCTGCTGCAGCGATCGAAAACGCTGATTATTGAACTGTATTTCCAGTACTGCCACGAAAGCAAAGGTGACAGCGGCGAAGCATGCAGCGATGAGTGGCAGGCGCGCCGGACGCCAGGCTTTCTGCCAGCGTACCGGCCGGGCAAACTCTCCCTGCCGCAGATCCGGAATCGTTGACGATACTTTATTGTTGTGGCTGCCCGCGCCGGTGTGGCATATCCCGTGCCAGGCCCCTGACAACAAGGCACTGGCGACCTCGGGTTGCCAGCTCTGCACCAGAGCACTGGCATTTACCTGGGCGGCGAGAACATCCAGTTCAGGTTGTGTCACAGCCTGCAATTGCAGCTCTCTCGGTGGCGTCACCGAGGCCGCTGCAGGTGAATGCAGCATGGCGTCCAGCAATATGCCCAGCATCGACAGGTCGACACTGGCGGCAGCGCCGGTTCCCCAGGCTACGTCCACCTGACCGTCTGTCAGTCGCAGCACCCAACTGTCGACAGAGGCTGGCAGCAACAAGGGTTCAGCGTAACAATGCCTGACATCAAAACCGATCGCTTCCAGCACCCGGATCCGGTCAGCCAGTTCACGTTTGTCGATATACGATGCCACCAGCGCCGGTTCGTCTACGTCGGACTCGGCAGTGGTGCCAGCGTTCGGTTGGTTCTCGCTGCTTCCGCCCTGTATTGGCGATCCCAGCGCAACATGCAGCCCTGCCACATCCTGCGCCAGATCGGATTCCAGCTCATACGGGACAAGACGGGCCAAATGCCTTTTTTCCTGGGATTTGAATTTAATGCGTCGACTGGGGCAGTCAGCACCAGAAATCAGCAGCGTCAAAGTTGCCTCCGGCCAGCGGGCTGCCATCACTGACAGCTCACCGCTACCCTGCTCACCGGATTGGCTGACAAACCAACGGTAGTGCGGTTGTTCTGTATCGCCACTGATCTGTCTGACCCATAAATCAGTCATCGTGTATTCCTGTTAAGCTATAAAGCAAAATTTCTGGATAGCGTTCGCACGCCATTCTCGTCACGAAACAACAAGGCCATCATGTATCGCGACCGTTCGCCGATGGTTGCACTGGCATGGACAATAAAGTACTCACTGGCGACACCGTAGGGCCGGTTCTGCGCGACCTTGCTGTCTCCGGAAGTGTCTTCAGTAGTACCACCGGAACCGTCTCCTGAACTGCCACCAGCGTTTTCGTTGAACGCAATTTTGTCGCCGATGCCCTGCAGAACCGGTGCCGTTGCCAGCTCCGCGGTTTCGCTAAACAGGGTCTGTTCACGATACTGCGCCAATGCCGACACCGACTCCGCTGGCAATGGGGTCAGATCATTTGTTGCATTGATCATGCCCATGACCCGCGGTACCGCGGTATTGATATTGAGCGCTGTGGATACCGGCAGTGCAGTGATCAGGGGTGTCAACCTTGTCAGCAACTCAGGAGTCATGTGCCGCACCAACGTCAGTTCGCTGACATCAAAAATCACCTGGTTGGCAGCATTCAGCACTCTCGGCTCAGAGCTGTAATACAGCGACTCGGCGCCACCCGGGCCAGCAGGCTGATCATCTTCATCCACCCAGTCGATAATCGCTTCCGTGATCTCTATCGCCTGCGCCTCACTCAGCGGGTAATCGCTGAAGCTCTGTAACAGCCGTATAAAATGTTTTTGCTGTTCACTGAAGCGCTGTGCCGGTGGCGCTGACAGGTCATCATGATACTGGCCCTTCACTGTCAGATTGTTGATATTGTACAAACCCTGAGCATCAATCAGCTGAACCTCCAGCCAACCGTCATCGGTTGGAAATGGCGGTAATTGCGTGGCCCAGGCTTCCTGCAGATGATCCAGTTGCGACTCCGCACCATCTGTTGCCAGTACTTGCGCAGCCAGCGCTTCAGCACCCTGCAGGTAAGCGTTAAATCGCGCCTGCAGCAGTCCATTTTCAGTGCGATTGGCCTGCAGTACAAACGCCTGACCAAACTGCATCGCCAGCACCGCCACCAGGCCGGCAACCAGTAGCGCCAGTATCAAGGCACTGCCGCGACTGCGCGTCGGCCTGGTTAAACTGTTTCCATGTCTGTGTGTCATGGCGCCCCCGATAACAGAAACACACGGCTGACCGTGCCCAGCGTGCCATTTCTCATCTGCAATTGCACTTCTACGGCCGCTGGCAGCCTCTCTATCATCGCCTGCGCTGCTGGCACCTCATCGCCTGCTGTGTCTGCGCCCGAGCTGTTGTTCATGACTATTGGCCATTCGCTAGCCCAGGCCTCTGCAACGGATTCTGCGTTAACCGGTAGGAACCGAAAACGCAGAGTCTCGATACCCTGCAGCAGCCGCAGACTGCCGGCAGGAGCCTCGGTCAGCCCCTGATTGCGTTCCGGCCAATAGTCACGATACAGGTCCCCGTCAACCACCCGATAAGCCACTCGTTGCAGCCCGGACCGCTGCTGTTGTAAGGGGTTGCTCCAACCGGTGCGCACGAACCATAGCTGCGCGCCCGGCCGTTGCAGT
The Pseudohongiella acticola DNA segment above includes these coding regions:
- the pxpA gene encoding 5-oxoprolinase subunit PxpA — encoded protein: MTSEMQIDLNADLGEGGDFDQELLTLVSSANISCGAHAGSATDIRAALLTAKQYGVRIGAHPSYPDRNNMGRKVMAMTAKQLQLSLLEQLTSLQNLASEVSVAIRFVKPHGALYNQAARDLTLARQIADIIRSFDDSLTLVGLAGSQLLDAGREAGLDVCAEAFVDRAYQADGNLVPRAQTGAVIEDTEQAMQQALSIITGQRVMANDGSQITISADTLCIHGDTPQALKFARTLHNRLNEAGIQIRACL
- the gspN gene encoding type II secretion system protein N encodes the protein MTLLVLVLTLVWIVVLAPATLVIRFLPVNSPLVLQGLSGSLWSGAATQATLAPAGQALLHGRLTWRIRPLSVLQLSPCVELGFDGSGVSSRRSPEQPATVAGVACLSVAGEVGLRDLSFDLPAGIFLRSADVTLGGDISGQLTNLTWQGGKLQALSGRGLWSDARILSDELNLSLQTLPFTVGRESDNSLTVELDNGDLLAQQTDTPLHVAMRSTVSLNGSFHTRAQLALQSQAPDSVVELLDIIAEPQGGGLYTLEVRSQP
- the gspM gene encoding type II secretion system protein GspM, encoding MRIKSWLLQKTPREQLILLAGLAVVLMVLVWQLAWQPMLQARTLSAQRVSNAEQSLLAVRSLSQELAAARAAAGSQTSGTGNLAQSLDESASALGLRIASLEPAADNSSVAVRLNDVGMASVLTWLNGIESSGSMSIDSLTLSPVTTPGNVSVSLRLRGR
- the gspL gene encoding type II secretion system protein GspL, whose amino-acid sequence is MTDLWVRQISGDTEQPHYRWFVSQSGEQGSGELSVMAARWPEATLTLLISGADCPSRRIKFKSQEKRHLARLVPYELESDLAQDVAGLHVALGSPIQGGSSENQPNAGTTAESDVDEPALVASYIDKRELADRIRVLEAIGFDVRHCYAEPLLLPASVDSWVLRLTDGQVDVAWGTGAAASVDLSMLGILLDAMLHSPAAASVTPPRELQLQAVTQPELDVLAAQVNASALVQSWQPEVASALLSGAWHGICHTGAGSHNNKVSSTIPDLRQGEFARPVRWQKAWRPARLPLIAACFAAVTFAFVAVLEIQFNNQRFRSLQQDIESAYREVVPAGVLVDAEQQLSSQLRQLRGDASGGSVLGLLDQLTPQLVRSSQISINRLSYNGSSSATGLGELQLSLEAASNTDILQFSEQLNNAGLQARAQNMTQSGSRQQASLMITETVP
- the gspK gene encoding type II secretion system minor pseudopilin GspK, with product MTHRHGNSLTRPTRSRGSALILALLVAGLVAVLAMQFGQAFVLQANRTENGLLQARFNAYLQGAEALAAQVLATDGAESQLDHLQEAWATQLPPFPTDDGWLEVQLIDAQGLYNINNLTVKGQYHDDLSAPPAQRFSEQQKHFIRLLQSFSDYPLSEAQAIEITEAIIDWVDEDDQPAGPGGAESLYYSSEPRVLNAANQVIFDVSELTLVRHMTPELLTRLTPLITALPVSTALNINTAVPRVMGMINATNDLTPLPAESVSALAQYREQTLFSETAELATAPVLQGIGDKIAFNENAGGSSGDGSGGTTEDTSGDSKVAQNRPYGVASEYFIVHASATIGERSRYMMALLFRDENGVRTLSRNFAL
- a CDS encoding type II secretion system protein GspJ, translated to MPAHNNQRGFTLIELLIAMALTVLIGAMSYRFLDTAMAVSEQGTDVLQQINELERVWLLFSADLQQASTRMAAKPATGVDSLAATDFLPRGRPAMLSQGGAGLFLPALLQRPGAQLWFVRTGWSNPLQQQRSGLQRVAYRVVDGDLYRDYWPERNQGLTEAPAGSLRLLQGIETLRFRFLPVNAESVAEAWASEWPIVMNNSSGADTAGDEVPAAQAMIERLPAAVEVQLQMRNGTLGTVSRVFLLSGAP